TGTATTACAGCCTCAGCGTCTTCTAAAGCTGTACAGAGTTTTGAGACTTCCTGCCTTGTGGTAGCAGTGTGCACCTCCCAATCTTTGAGGCAGACAGAAAGCAAGGACTCCTGCTCTCGCACCTGACTGGCCAAAGCACCCTCAGCTCCGCCTCCTGGCAAACCCCGACCAATCAGAGAATCTGAAAGAGCCTACGAACCAACATCATAATTTATGTCACTGGTGTTGTATTTCCACTGAATGTGGCATAAACCACTAGAAGAACAATCTGATAAGACAATATCAAGGTCATCTCAAAGAGCAAAGCAGAAGAGAagataaacaggaaatgaactGGCTGTCAACCTGAACATCGTTGTGAGAGCTCTCTATTGCCTGCTGCAGATGAGTAATGAGAGCTTCTTTTTCCTGTAGTATCTTTTCCAGGGCGGTGTCCCGCTCTTTCCATAACTCCCTCTCTTTCTGCATGTCCTGCAGCGATTGAGTCCTCTCAGCCAGTTCTACTCGCAAATGCTAAAACCAAAGGAGTTGAGATTGACCTTATAAACAGGACAACTATTTTAAATGAGCATCAGTCAACAACCACCATTGAGATTGTGGGATTATTTGACCTAAGACCTGTTTTTGCCTTACACCAATGATATCCTGGTTAGACTGGAGCACACTGTTGAGAGTGAGGAGATCTCTTTCTTGTCCTCTGCTTGCCTCCTGAAGTGACTGCAGCTCTTTCTGcagacttctttctttctccttcagtTCAGTAAGCTCAGCTTCCAAGGCCTCCTAAAAACGAAGGAACAGTCAAGGGGAAAATGAGATTCTTTACACCACCCAACTGTCCCTACTTTGGGTTATTAAAGCGCATAAAATTACATACAGCTCTCTTAAAAAGGTATATACAGGGAAGTAGGATTTAATTGAAGTATTgtcaatagaaaaaaaaacagcctgcATAATAATTTTCAATTAAATTAGCCTTAAAGGAAGTAGGAATTAatatcatatttaaaataatatcatATTTTAAGCCTAGTACTTTATGGCCTATGTAAATGCACTGATGCACTGTGTAAACAATATGTAACCTAACATCACCATAAATTTGACCAACAAATCTTGGGTGTAAATATATCTGTTTAAATCGCTTTTGTAGATAAGGACCTGATATTAAGGCTCTGgagcaaattaaaataaaaaacaaatgtatGCGGGATACAGTAAATCTGTAGAGCCGAGCAACTGAATGCTTACGGAAACATCACGTCTCTCACCTCTCGCTGTGAACGCCTATCAGTCAGACTGACAGTCACATTGCTGATGAGCTTATCAGCCTCCTCCAACCCTGAGCCAAGGTCCACACACAGCTTTCGGATCAAAGTCACACATTCCTGACAAAAGGAGAGCTCTAAATCAATCACAAGTCATTTACCCGACGTGAGATTAGTAGTGTTTTTGCAGTTTAATTGCTCTGCTGCAAGTTTGAGAGTTAACCTGTATAACTTTGTCTCTGCTTTGAAGGGAATGGCTAAGATTCTGGATCAGTCCACTCTCATCCCCTGAGTTGCTGTTTGGATACTGCAAAAAAGACCAGAAGAGTTCATTGTCCTCATAAattcataacaaaaaaaacaaaaaatacaatagaagtctctgaaaaaaaatcataacacATGTTCCTATGAATGATCCCTAAAAGACAATtatgcacacattcacatacaacGGCATAATTCAGTCAGTTCCTAAATAATACATGACACAAACAGGTATACACACTTTAACAGAGTTATTAGACAGGACAGGTGGTTCACATGTTATATAGCAACTGAACAGCTGGTTAATGATTACTGAGAACAGCCTACGCTCAGAGTAAACACTTCCTACTGAGGAAGATTCCagaaataagtgtgtgtggtgtgtgtgtgtgcacatgtttttgttttgtgtaccTGCATTTGTGCAATTCTTCATTTGACACCACACCCACAGTAttaacacacacccagacatgCCTTAAACACCTTGTGTAACTCAACTAAAATGTGTGTACACAGAGGTCATTTGTAAAAGTTGTCTAAAAACAGTACATCATAATAACTTttgccctatatatatatatatatatatatatatatatatatatatatatatgtatacacacacacatatatgcgtGACTGTATTTCTTATATACATCATGACAAGACAATGGTAATACAACGATGTTGAACGCTCAACATTTCTGCATTACAGAGAAAAACTAGGCTGCAGGACAGACAAAACCTGTTCTACATTTGACAGATCACACATTCAGAGCACACCTACACCATTATGACAATGACATAGTACTAGATATGTGCCTATTTAACTGATATCATGTCAATTCATGTAATATtcgaataaaataaatacatttcttgGGTCAAAAATCTAAAAAGAACAATGAATGGAAACTGATTATCATATGAAATcaaatcaggcataatattatgaccacctgcctaatattgtgttggtcccctttttgctccctgaacagccctgacccgtcatgcactgtgcacctttctatcagaaccagaattaacttcttcagcaatttgagcaacagtagctcgtctgttggatcggatcacacgggccagccttcgctccccacgtgcatcaatgagccgtccatgaccctgtcgccggttcaccaccgttccttccttggaccacttttgatagatactgaccactgcagactgggaacaccccacaagagatgcagttttggagatgctctgatccagtcgtctagccataacaatttgtcccttgtcaaactcactcaaatccttacgcttgcccatttttcctgcttctaacatcaactctgaggacaaaatgttcacttgctgcctaatatatcccacccactaacaggtaccatgatgtggagatcatcagtgttattcacctcacctggtcataatgttatgcctgatcggtgtaaacaACGTGGATATTTCAAAAAGACAGATTTTTGGTAGTGAATTACTTTCACAGTGTGatttatttgcacattttaCAAGGTTGTGTAACTCACAACATGCCTTTTTTTTGCTGGTttgaatttcatttaaaatgtatttgtgacCACCACAAAACTCAGTGTTAAACCATAACACCACATTACTCTTCTTGGCTGTTTTACAAGGCTTTGGCCTAAATACAAAAGCAAATACCATGTAATGATGTTCCAGCTCACAATATAACAGTTTCTTTTTCGTTCTGAAATATGCAAATCAACTTCTCAGAACTTCTGCTGTAAAACGGTAGGAGCGaccaaaacacactgaagcGATTTGAGGAAAACCAGATAGGTGACGAATTAGCTGTGTGATGACATGTTTCTTACCTCAGACAGTGACGTCTTTGATGGATGTGTCTTACTGGGGACCGAATGGGTGCTGTTCTGAAGCCCTGCCTCCATTGCCCTGATACGAGCCTGTGCTTGATCCAGCTGCTCTTGTAACTGCTTAACTACAAGGTGCACTCTGGCTGTAGTGCCCtgcaataaaacaatataaaatggtGGATAAATATATGGACAAACTACATATTGCAAATATAAATCACTAAAAACTACTTTTGAGGTTATTTGAATGAACGGTGTTCATCTCTTCAGTAGAGTTCCAGAGACTTAAAGGATCAATGTCAAGGTGCACTGAAGCTCTTGCAGCTGCAAAGGTCAAAGGATTTCCCAGTCATAACTGTATACTTCATTATGAGTACTACCACAGTATATAGACTCAATGTCTTTTCTGCTTAAATGTATCCACGTTGCACATTTTAAGGCAAAACTATGACAAGCATTTTAACAGCAAAACTGCCAGAATGTAATACCAGTATGACCAGTTTCCTCACCTCTCTATGCAGTGGCAGAAACTCATCCCTCAGTTCAGTCAGCACATCCTCACTCTCTCCATTCAAATCTTCCTCCTCTTGTTCATCTCCTTGTCCAAAACTCAGCACCCGTGTGACCTTGATCGGAGGTGACCCATCTGCTAAAATACCATTTGGTCCCTTCGCTAAAACTGGGATGCGACTTCCTGTTGGAGACCTGACTGGCTTTCCCTCTATACTTTTCAGCTTATGAAGGATAGAGTCCAAGATGACCGAATTCTCATCTGTCCAATCAAATGGATCATGACAATCTAAAGAGTCAAGCGATTGTGCTGAAACCGTACGGGATCGTGCTTTTAGCGAATGGCAGGAACCAGATAAGGAGGCAGAACTAGAGCGGAGTGATGGAGCTCTGGACCAGTGAAGAGGCATACTCTGGGACTTGTCCCGAGATAGGCCTAACGGAGACTGGGCTTCCTGTGGTAGGTGGCGAGGAACTCCACAAATATGTTCGTAAGCAGAATCGGACACTCTTAAGGAGTCACAACATTCACAATTTTTCgatttgttgcatttttttccGGTTCTCTTAAAATACGGACACGATTCAGCTTTCTCAGACCAACATTCATACGCCGCGAGAGCCATGTTGTCACTCAGCATCTCTCGGTAAGCTTTCCCCGAGTCGTTTTCTCCCAGCTCAAAGTCATCTTCACTGCAGCTTCCTCTACTCCTCAGGTCAGATGGGTAGCGCTGCCTATAAAGACTTCGCACCCACTGTCTTAATCTATCCCTTTCCTGAGTTAGTTTCTGAAGCCTCTCTCTGGACAAAACTCGTACTCTGGCTATGACTGTGTCAAACTTAAACACTCGCTCGAGTACAGAAACACATTTGCCACATACAAACTCCTCTTTCCCGTTTCCCCGTGTTACAGACTGCCCTAATATGTGTGTCAGCACAGCGAGCAGGTCCATTCCTTTATTAGGATTGGGAAGGGTATGAGACTTGTGCAATGAATTTGAGGAGCCGAGAGATAATGTACTgcctgaaagaaaaaagaaataaattaaaaggaTTTAGTAATTAAGAACAGAAAACTTTCTAAGATGAAGAAGTACACTGCAGAAAAACAAGTTCCATGTGTTTTGTCTTTATCTAACATATCTTTAGTGTATGCGGAattatgacaaaaaatatttgacATATTTCCTTGTAGTGAGAAGAAATGTAAAGTCTATAAGGCAGTGGTTAAACTCTGTTTCACTGTTAGTAAAGTATGCATTGTTACACTGGTAATGCATAACCACAGACCATTCCAAGTGGAATGGTTGACCTGTCGCTGAAATCATGAATTCTGCAGATTTACAGGAAATATTTGTGAACGAATAAATCTTGATGTACTGCCCCAGAAAATGCCCTTTGGCTTTCATCATTTCTGAGTTTTAACTAGatgggttttctgtttttttttcccctctgtaaaagaaagcatgttgaaattattttctctcacacatgcaGATGCAATTGTTAGAGATTATGTTAACAAACACTATTCCTTTAGCCCGTATTTCTTTATTGTTATCTTCTGAGATTGATCATTCAAAATCCAGTCACATCAAGCAGGATGTTTGTTTATATGTGTATACTACATACCCCATGGGCTGCTCTGGGCAGACCTGGTGGGTGACAGAAGAGAGGACGGCTCTCTGTAAAGTGACCGCGTTGGACTCTGATTCTGGGCCCCTTTTCTATTTTGTGCTGCAAAAAGCCACCGGCGTTGGTTGCCCTGTAGATTGCCGCCACATATACGACATCCTTCGCTCTTCCTTCTACTAGACATCCTGTCTGAAAAAGGTCCTGTAGGAGACATGGTTGAGACAAAAGCTTAAATATGTGAGTTATGCCAAGGAGAAATCTGATGGATCAGTTGCAATGGGGATTTTCAGGTAACATGAAGAACTCTTCGACAAGGTGAtgccatttattattatttaattattttttaaatgactgcTTGTACTAAACAGCACATGTAGTGTAATGTGCAATGAAAGCAGTCAGTGTAGATGACAGCTCTCCCACTCTGTCCAAACAAACCTGCTGTTTACAGAGTGAAGCCGGACACGTCGACCTTGGGTTGCCAGGTGAGGATGATGACCACTTCTCGAATCACACTTTAAAACGTGCCAAAGTCATAAATACTGTTCTCAGAACTTGTGAGATTTTTAAAGGAAGACACCTCCCACCTTAATACATTTTCTTCTACCAATCATATGATGAACCAAGGCCCAATCATGAGGAAACatgtccaatctggcaacatgACTCACTCGGTGTGAATTCTATGAACTTGGCTCGGCCTCTCACAACTTTTAAAGCgataaaatgtttatatgacAGCAACACTGTAGAGTCATTACAGTTAGAGAAAGGTTCAAATATCCTcacaataatataaaagtgaaaacaaagcaaaaaaaaagcattaatcGCGTGGATTTCAGTGACAAACTCATAACACACGCGCGCTACAAGCGAAGCGAAAATTCCAGACCTGCTGACAGCGAACCTAGAACCCTGAGGAACAATACAGCTAAACAGACATGATATAAAGTTAACTCCGGCTAGTTCAAAAGCTCTGTAAAGTAAAGCCCGAACACGAACAGTTAACACGTTTCAAACCTGCACTACTTACACCGACACAATGTCCCACTGTCCATAAAGAATACGTTTAATATATGAACAAACAGGTGAACTTACAGGTtttagagagagcgagagcaccTTGCTGGAAAATCTCCTCGAGGAGCTTGTGCGCGCGCCACGGACCTAATTGAACGCCTCGGCGCACTACACACTACCTGACCTGCTGACGTCACGGCGACCATACCTGTTTTTACAGAGGCTGCAGCTGCCACGCCGCATTCATCTGGAGGTGTGACCTTATAACCGGCTCGTGTCAGTGCATAATTACTGAAAcccataatattaaaatttcTTCTGATTAAAACATCAACGCATTCGAACTCTACTCCAGCATAAGGGTAACTAAGGGTGGTTAAAGGTTTGCAAACATTTTAGGCACACTGACAGCTGATGTGTCTCGTTAATGGCAAGATCCCAATATTGACTAAATGCATGATACCTATTCAGTCAGGTCACGTGAGAAGACCAGGCGTAGTGCTGGTAGTTAAATCCATCCCAAAGGTTCAGTTCAGTAGGGGTTGAGTTCAAGGATCTGCACAAGTCACTCACGTTCCTCTACTGACAACCATGTGTTGAGGAAGCTCCTTTGTGCATAGTGGCACTGTCATGCTAGAACAGGTTTAGTTAAAcgttttaagaaaaaaaaaaaggtctataAATAGGCAATAATTACTTTTTAGTGTAAAGATTTAAAGTTACACTACAGGCAGCTTTCTAGGTAAAACATACATACTAAGGGTAGAAAAGATTTTCCATCAAGTGAATTAAAGTGATTCCATTCTTTAAAATATATCACGTCAGGCTAAAATCACAAAAGATTATTCATTATTCcaaaaaataatcattacatttcaaatattgtttttaaaatgcattCACTATCTTGTCTGACATTTCCAAGATCTCATATGTAAGGGCATAatcaaaagacttttttttttaattaaatattttaaagataaaTTAATCAAAGCTACTATACGTTTTTATTTAGACTAAACGATTATATTTGTCAGGATGCAATCACTGGAGCTCAGCTTTGCTTTTGATGATACTCTAAAACGACTGATCGACATTTATCTAATCTTTCACATTGGCAtcgatatacaccgatcagccataacattatgagcactgagaggtgaagtgaataacactgattacatGATtacatcatggcacctgttagtgggtgggatatattaggcagcaagtgaacattttgtcctcaaagttgatgcgttagaagcaggaaaaatgggcaagcaagtttgacaagggccaaattgtgatggctagacgactggatcagagcatctcaaaaaactgcagctcttgtggggtgttcccggtctgtggtggtcagtatctatcaaaagtatggtttaagtcctgtaagtatccctAAACGGTGGGGCcccagcacaccttcagggatctagtggagtctatacctcgatgggtcagggctattttggaagcaaaagggggactaacacaatattaggcaggtgttcataatgttatgcctgctcggTGTACATGTTTAGCCCAGTGTGAACAAGTCCTACAACTTTCCATTCCAGAAGTTGTAGATCAGGATGTTCTGTTCCCTGCAGGTATAAGTGATAAAACATTAACCTAATATTTTGACAGGAATGGAACAGTTACAAAAAGTATTTTTACACACAgtatcttttttattcttttttataaaAGCTTAAAACAATCCAGCATAGAAACAATATGCATGTCtgttacacacagttacactgaTTTTCTTGTATCATTCATCAATAAAGTTCCAAAGCAATTTCCAGTCATTTAGATTAGATTCTAGTCTATGAACATGAACAAGCACAGTTGTTTTTCCTTTACATCTCAGCACAGATCCGTGAATGCAGAACGACAGCAAACTGTCCATGTCATGGTTCATATGTGTGCTTCTGTTACTTATGTGAGCCACTTCTCTATGCAGTTTTCATACACAGTTATGTTTGAATGCCAGAGGATGTGTTTGACATCCGAGAAGACACACTGGACCAGCGCTCCTCTGGCATCTAGTGTTTTCAGTCCAAACACATCTTTCAGATACCACTGAAGGAAGAACAAGAAATATAAATCAGTATGGGTATCAGACATAATGCCATGCACATatagatgatttatttataaatttgttCACTAGCTCACATCCTGTTCTTTCATTTCGACCACAGTTTCATTGCTGTTATAGAATCCAAAATGACTGTtgggagaaaagagaaagacatcATATTCTGAACACAGCCATGCACATTTCAACATTTCCAGTGGCGTCATATATGTTGTCAAAACGCTTTGCTGAGCTTAATCCTTCTAAATCTTCTGAAATGCACATGCCACTTTCTGTACTTCTCAGATTCATTCCAGTCTACTGAGTCCAAATCCAGCTTAACCCTTGCTTAAACCTCTCATAACATTTCAGATATTTTACACGACACCAAGGGAATATGCTGTTGCTTTTCTCTCATTATTTCTATAACGCGCTGTGAAAAGTTTCTCCTTTATgtgattaaatatatataaaacttgaTACCTCGACTGCCAGGGTGTAATAACGCCATCGTCTGGTCCTCCAATCAGCACTAACTTCTTAATACCCAAGAAGTGTTCTCgccattctaaaaaaaaaacaaaaaaaaaaacagtaaggCCAAGATTTTGAGAATATGGTTTGAAGCCATTCTAAAATCACTGTGAAATGAAAAGGTACCATGTTTTCCCCACACAGATTTTCTATAAATATGAATCCTGTGAGTACCGTTTAAATTAGGGTGCTCGATCTCGCCATTCAGAAGGGCAAGATACTTGTTGCTCTTCAGATACCTCTCTCTGTGGTGTGGATCTAAAGTgaccaaaaataaaagaagaaaaaatgaaatgaaaaatgtataaagCTGTTTAAAATAGTTTTCGGTCAAATTTGGACGTTTTACCATTCCAAAAGTTGCAGATCGAGATCTTTTGTCCCAAGAAGTtgtaacacagttgataaacgAGCTGCTTAATACATTTTGGGAAGGCGTGCATCATGTATGATGTTactttaaaagagagagagagagagagagagagagtcagtatGCTGCATTATAAGAGACAGGTAGTAAACTTTAGTGTATGATGAGACCTTGTACTAACCTCCGTACTGGCCAGACAGCGGCGATGACAGGAAGATCATGGAGTGGACATTGTGTTTGGGAAGTGTGGCAATAATTCCTCGGCATACCAGACCCCCTGCACAAGCGTTCCATATGAAAACAGAGCTTGGAGTCAGACATTTTGAAGCCGATCATCAACAGCAGAGTGAATGCATCCTCACTGTAACTACTATACACTTTACtacttttttaaaactatttgaAGTTAAGACCAATGTGGTACGTAAAATATGACGATTTTAtaatattagaaatatattaTATGGCACAGTTTTATTAAACTTTTGGATTTAATGTCAcattaacagatttttttttaaataatatgctAATTTCAGACACATTGAAAAAAATTGAGACATTATACTGTATGTCACTCAGTGACACTGATTAACCATTTCATACATAATGTTTTAGGGTTTAAGGAAAAAAGTGTAGAAAATAGACACATTTACACTCCTACAAATCacgattataaaaaaaattgtctccaattaacacatttttaatgaaatctctttatgaaatttatattttctgccattttatttcatgtaattGTAACatttaactctttatatctgaATGTACTGGTTACTCATGGTAttcctacactatattgccaaaggttttgggacatctgcctttacatgcacatgaatgtaatatggagttgtcccgccctttgcagctataacagcttcaactctcctgggaaggctttccacaaggtttgggACATTACtgtagaagcacatttgtgaggtcaggcactgatgctggatgagaaggcctggcttgcagtctccactccaactcatcccaaaggtgaggtcaggactttgtgcaggccagtcaagttaatccacaccaaactcactcatccatgtctttatggaccttgctttgtgcactggtgtgcagtcatgttggaacaggaaggggtcatccccaaactgttcacacaaagttgggagcatgaaattgtccacaatgtcttggtatgctgaagcattaagagttcctttcactggaactaagaggggAAGCCCAACACATGAATTCAAtgaattggaggggtgtcccaaaacttttggcaatatagtgtacaaatGAACAATCCATGCAtgctattttaaataataaaaaaaaatctggatatGTTCTTTAATAATTCATGCATAAAAGGTTAAAGCAAATAGACTAAACAGGAGAGGACTGTCAGTCTACAGAGCTGAGGAAGCGGTGTGTAGTAACAGACCTTGTGAGAAACAGATGAGATGGATGCCGTCCGTGGCGTTCTTCATGATGGGTTGAATTATCTTTTTGAAACCATTAACTTGGTCCCACAGAGGTTTCAGACTGTTCATGTCATCATACATGTCTACTGTAATCACTTTAGTACCTGGGTGAGTCTGAAaatcagtgaaacagtgaggggaaaaaaaggaaggttTAGGGTTTCGTTCAGAACTGAAAGATGAAAAAACAGAACTGGTTAACAGGTGAAATGTAACAAACACAGAAGTAAAGTTTTTCTTTAtagttttatacacacacacacatacatacacacacagtttttactATGTAGTTTTGCATTTTTAAGTGCTTGCCATGCTCCGAAATTAATGAAATATGGCAAATTTTATGTTATAGGATATACAGCAATCTGGCATAAccttatgagcagtgacaggtgaagtgaatcatcatggcgcctgttagtgggtgggatatattaagcagcaagtgaacattatgtcctcaaagttgatgtgttagaagcaggaaatatGGGCAAGCCTAAgcatttgagcaagtttgacaagggctaaattgtgatggctagacgactggatcaaagcgtctccaaaactgcagctcttgcagGGTggtcctggtctgcagtggtcagtatctgtcaacagtggtccaaggaaggaacagtggcaaACCGACGACAGAGTCATGGACGGCCGaggcacatggggagcgaaggctggtctgtgtgatccgatccaatccaacagacgagctactgttgctcagattgctgaagaagtaaatgctggttctgatacaaaggtgtcagaatacacagtgcatgatgggccagggctgttttggcagaccaacacaatatgaggcaggtggtcataatgttatgcatggttTGGTGTATATTATAGTAACTATGTAACAGTTGTAACCCTAACTCTAGTGTACAAAACCTTAACTTTTCTTCATAAGGAGCAGATAAATGTCTTCCATCATCATGATGGAGACGCTATAAAGACAAACTTattcccagacacacacacacacacacacagacaggaggGTTGTATGGGGCATGCAAGGTCAAGGTTGCGTGAAACTAATTAAGCTGAAAAGTCAATATTCAAGCGAAAAAGTtgcaaattaatgaatgaattaatcaatcaatcaacttTCTTACCTTACTGATGAAGCTGGCGAGTTTAATGAACTGTCTTGGTCCGTCAAATAACCCATGAACTATAACGACGGGTCGATATCCATTCACCATCACAAAGAGGACGCTtgaaatcatcacacactgcaagAAATGATCGCTTTTTCCCCTCATTAGACCTCTCGCTATGTGAACAGACTGCAAGTAAAAGTAAAACGGATTTTTCTCACATGCGCATTTAATGAAATGTGAGAGTGAAAAAAGAGCAGGTAGCACAGGTAGGTCCAGACACTGACCCAAAGGCAAAATCTGTGGCTTCACATTGGCGTCTGGTCTAATCTAAACTGTGTTTGAAGCTGCTGGTTTctcttctgttttattttttttattctgaaggTGTTGGCTAGAATCAAACAccacttctctttttctttataagCCATTACTTTCTAGGACCAGGTCTTACtcttaaataaaattaaaaaaaaaaaaaactgtgaagAAAGCAATGTCTACACTACAAGtagataaaaacatttttttaatgaaaaagatTTTGTTATAATACAATTTCCAAGGCGGTTGGAggcaaaaaacacaaaagaatatttataatatattcagCTTGGTGTATAAAACTTTAggacttttaatattttattctgtatgttaataaatgtattgtttGGGATAAATGATGAAGCATTTgtgaaaacaaataacaaattaaatGACTTTTTGGTACAGAAGGAGGTTTGTACGTTTTCTTTTGGCCTCTATTTGTCTCTTTTTACTCCTCCACTGCACTGTTCACAGTGACCTCACTATTATGGAGACCTTTATTTTGGCGGACAACGTAACTCGGAAGTAAATAGCTCGGACGCCTGCTAAAGCGTGAGTAGCGAAGGCTAATGTGACATGgggattgttttattttttttttactttccctatatattactgtttaatgttttttatagATGGATAGCAGATATTACTTTAATATTCTACGATGTGTAGTTACTTATCGTGACAGGCAAATAAGCTTAGAAGAGATTCGTGTAACTGTTCAACAGCTAGCCGGTTGCTAAGACAAAATAACAGTAAGGtgaatttttctgttttgttgtaTACTAGATGGTTTTGCACGTGCCTCTTCCGGCATTGAAAACGTCTCGTTAGGTAGTGTTACTGCcttggtgtgt
The window above is part of the Hemibagrus wyckioides isolate EC202008001 linkage group LG17, SWU_Hwy_1.0, whole genome shotgun sequence genome. Proteins encoded here:
- the si:ch73-95l15.5 gene encoding golgin subfamily A member 4 → MSSRRKSEGCRICGGNLQGNQRRWLFAAQNRKGAQNQSPTRSLYREPSSLLSPTRSAQSSPWGSTLSLGSSNSLHKSHTLPNPNKGMDLLAVLTHILGQSVTRGNGKEEFVCGKCVSVLERVFKFDTVIARVRVLSRERLQKLTQERDRLRQWVRSLYRQRYPSDLRSRGSCSEDDFELGENDSGKAYREMLSDNMALAAYECWSEKAESCPYFKRTGKKCNKSKNCECCDSLRVSDSAYEHICGVPRHLPQEAQSPLGLSRDKSQSMPLHWSRAPSLRSSSASLSGSCHSLKARSRTVSAQSLDSLDCHDPFDWTDENSVILDSILHKLKSIEGKPVRSPTGSRIPVLAKGPNGILADGSPPIKVTRVLSFGQGDEQEEEDLNGESEDVLTELRDEFLPLHREGTTARVHLVVKQLQEQLDQAQARIRAMEAGLQNSTHSVPSKTHPSKTSLSEYPNSNSGDESGLIQNLSHSLQSRDKVIQECVTLIRKLCVDLGSGLEEADKLISNVTVSLTDRRSQREEALEAELTELKEKERSLQKELQSLQEASRGQERDLLTLNSVLQSNQDIIGHLRVELAERTQSLQDMQKERELWKERDTALEKILQEKEALITHLQQAIESSHNDVQALSDSLIGRGLPGGGAEGALASQVREQESLLSVCLKDWEVHTATTRQEVSKLCTALEDAEAVIQNQRQSHKQAITELSEQLRDSRKELREMIKDAKLAEQAWKSERAKKDLEEGRLRESLQKRDKLIEQVLLDAEKRDGMLIELHQDIFSKVEPRVGLKQTL
- the ppt2a.2 gene encoding lysosomal thioesterase PPT2-A-like: MRGKSDHFLQCVMISSVLFVMVNGYRPVVIVHGLFDGPRQFIKLASFISKTHPGTKVITVDMYDDMNSLKPLWDQVNGFKKIIQPIMKNATDGIHLICFSQGGLVCRGIIATLPKHNVHSMIFLSSPLSGQYGVTSYMMHAFPKCIKQLVYQLCYNFLGQKISICNFWNDPHHRERYLKSNKYLALLNGEIEHPNLNEWREHFLGIKKLVLIGGPDDGVITPWQSSHFGFYNSNETVVEMKEQDWYLKDVFGLKTLDARGALVQCVFSDVKHILWHSNITVYENCIEKWLT